In Synechococcus sp. CC9616, the following are encoded in one genomic region:
- a CDS encoding glucosidase, whose protein sequence is MTEPAEIQRRKQRDAGEYNWDLWGTYLSERQWGTVREDYSHNGDAWNHFPFDHSHQRTYRWGEDGLLGLCDEQGLICFAMALWNGEDAILKERLFGLSNPEGNHGEDLKDYMFHLAGTPTGSYAKALYKYPQRAFPYETLRKENRQRDRSQPEFELIDTGIFSEDRYFDVVIEYAKADPEDILIRVTATNRGPEPATLHLLPQLWLRNTWSWGTEGESKQTMHSLEGAIVTPSLSSLPAYELRCRNNADLWFTDNETNTESLYNQPLQSPYVKDAFHRYLIDGDKAAINPQQIGSKSAFHLEQLIESGKSWTVDLRLRRSGLEDATERFGTQHFDQLVEQRQAEWQEFLHWVAPDLGEDDRRIHSAAGAGLYWGRQVYNWFVHRWLVGDTTGPTPPAERWKTDQAYWRSMKASDIISMPDAWEYPYFCQWDLMFHAVAFAEYDPHEARRQAGILRTHNYIATNGQSPAYEWSLSDPNPPIGAWATLRIHQIEKKREKTACLDNLASDYRKLLLDYGWWANRTDLNKDSMFDGGFLGLDNIAIFDRSKPLQDGSTIEQPDGTSWMGMYSLNMLEIAVEIGREQRGYSDSIGRFIKDFWKLAYALNSDDGRSYVCWDEQDGFYYDVLYRLDGSADYLRTRSLAGLIPLLAVASFDHETTQQFPMLDIQPILKQRAIDRGEPFPELDYLGEWHQDRILYSLVPKSRLERILRRVFDEQEFLSPYGIRGLSKHYDKNPYTYREGDEEGTINYSPADSPVPMFGGNSNWRGPVWLPINYLIIEALQKYAHYFGDDFQMEFPTGSGTRLNLWEISLKLEERLINLFRRQKTGSRPFNGSTSYFNDDRHWRDLIHFNEYFHGDNGRGLGASHQTGWTAIVSKMITQLNRYS, encoded by the coding sequence ATGACGGAACCGGCTGAGATTCAACGTCGCAAGCAACGTGACGCAGGTGAATACAACTGGGATCTCTGGGGCACCTATCTCTCTGAACGTCAGTGGGGAACAGTTAGGGAGGACTACTCCCACAACGGCGACGCATGGAATCATTTCCCCTTCGACCACAGCCATCAGCGGACTTACCGCTGGGGTGAGGATGGACTACTAGGACTCTGCGATGAGCAGGGGCTGATCTGCTTTGCGATGGCCCTCTGGAATGGCGAAGACGCCATCCTCAAGGAACGTCTCTTCGGACTGAGCAACCCAGAAGGCAACCACGGGGAAGATCTCAAGGATTACATGTTTCACTTGGCCGGAACGCCTACCGGCAGTTACGCCAAAGCGCTGTACAAATATCCCCAACGCGCCTTCCCCTACGAGACGCTTCGAAAGGAAAACCGGCAGAGAGATCGCTCTCAACCGGAATTCGAACTAATTGACACAGGCATCTTTTCAGAGGATCGCTACTTCGATGTTGTCATTGAATACGCCAAAGCCGACCCCGAAGACATCCTGATCAGGGTGACGGCGACCAACAGAGGCCCCGAGCCGGCAACGCTCCACCTACTGCCCCAACTCTGGCTGCGGAACACCTGGAGCTGGGGCACAGAAGGTGAGTCAAAACAAACCATGCACTCCCTTGAGGGGGCCATCGTCACACCATCTCTCTCTTCTCTGCCTGCGTACGAACTCCGCTGCAGGAACAACGCTGACCTCTGGTTCACAGACAATGAAACCAATACCGAATCGCTGTACAACCAGCCTCTGCAATCCCCGTACGTCAAGGACGCTTTTCACCGATATCTCATTGACGGCGACAAGGCTGCCATCAATCCTCAACAAATCGGCAGCAAGAGCGCATTCCATCTCGAGCAACTGATTGAAAGCGGCAAAAGCTGGACGGTGGACCTGCGACTTCGAAGATCAGGCCTGGAGGACGCGACGGAACGCTTTGGCACGCAGCATTTTGATCAGCTTGTGGAGCAGCGCCAGGCCGAGTGGCAAGAGTTCTTGCACTGGGTGGCACCCGACCTTGGCGAGGATGATCGACGCATTCACAGTGCAGCCGGGGCTGGCCTCTACTGGGGTCGACAGGTTTACAACTGGTTTGTTCATCGTTGGCTGGTCGGCGACACCACGGGACCAACGCCACCGGCAGAACGATGGAAAACCGATCAGGCCTACTGGCGAAGCATGAAAGCCAGCGACATCATCTCCATGCCTGATGCCTGGGAATATCCCTATTTCTGCCAGTGGGACCTGATGTTCCATGCAGTCGCCTTTGCCGAATATGACCCGCACGAAGCACGGCGCCAGGCTGGCATTCTCAGGACTCATAACTACATCGCAACGAATGGACAATCACCGGCCTATGAATGGTCGCTCTCAGATCCAAATCCTCCGATCGGGGCATGGGCAACACTGAGAATTCATCAGATTGAAAAGAAGAGGGAGAAAACAGCATGCCTTGATAACCTGGCTTCTGATTACCGAAAATTGCTACTTGATTACGGCTGGTGGGCCAATCGAACCGATCTGAATAAGGACAGCATGTTTGATGGTGGCTTTCTCGGACTCGACAACATCGCGATCTTTGATCGATCAAAACCGCTGCAGGACGGCAGCACGATTGAGCAGCCTGACGGCACATCCTGGATGGGAATGTACAGCCTCAACATGCTGGAAATTGCGGTCGAAATCGGTCGCGAGCAGAGGGGCTACAGCGATTCGATTGGTCGCTTCATCAAGGATTTCTGGAAACTTGCCTACGCCCTGAATTCCGATGATGGGCGCAGCTATGTGTGCTGGGACGAACAGGATGGTTTCTATTACGACGTGCTTTATCGGTTGGACGGAAGCGCTGATTACCTCAGAACAAGATCTCTTGCAGGACTGATTCCCTTACTGGCGGTGGCTTCATTTGATCATGAAACGACCCAGCAATTTCCCATGCTTGATATTCAACCAATCCTGAAACAACGTGCTATTGATCGAGGGGAACCTTTCCCAGAGCTCGATTATCTTGGCGAATGGCATCAAGACCGCATTCTTTACTCACTGGTCCCGAAGAGTCGCCTCGAAAGGATTCTCCGACGCGTCTTTGACGAACAAGAATTCCTGTCACCATATGGAATCAGAGGATTATCCAAGCACTACGATAAGAATCCATACACATATCGTGAAGGCGATGAAGAAGGAACGATTAATTACAGCCCTGCAGATAGTCCTGTACCAATGTTTGGAGGTAACTCCAACTGGAGAGGTCCCGTTTGGCTGCCAATCAATTATCTGATCATCGAAGCCCTGCAGAAATATGCCCACTATTTCGGCGACGACTTTCAAATGGAATTCCCAACCGGCTCTGGAACCAGGTTGAATCTTTGGGAGATCTCTCTCAAACTCGAGGAGCGGTTAATCAATCTTTTCAGGAGGCAGAAAACTGGCTCACGACCATTCAATGGATCAACATCATATTTCAACGATGATCGTCACTGGCGAGATCTGATTCATTTCAATGAATATTTCCATGGAGACAACGGCAGAGGTTTGGGCGCAAGCCATCAAACCGGATGGACTGCCATCGTCTCAAAAATGATCACGCAACTGAATCGTTATTCCTAG
- a CDS encoding NAD(P)H-quinone oxidoreductase subunit L, which translates to MDLLTLLNGISQQSLLAIAAYGVLAGLYLLVVPLALFFWMNKRWHQMGNIERLLVYGCVFLFFPGMVVFAPFLNLRMSGQGEV; encoded by the coding sequence TTGGATCTCCTGACCCTGCTGAACGGGATATCGCAGCAGAGCCTGCTCGCCATCGCTGCCTACGGGGTCCTTGCAGGTCTCTACCTGTTGGTCGTTCCCCTGGCGCTGTTTTTCTGGATGAACAAGCGCTGGCACCAGATGGGAAATATTGAACGTCTGCTCGTCTACGGATGCGTTTTTCTGTTCTTCCCGGGCATGGTGGTGTTCGCTCCGTTTTTGAATCTGCGTATGAGCGGACAGGGAGAGGTCTGA
- the trpA gene encoding tryptophan synthase subunit alpha has product MHAIHQRFEQLKQEGRMALMPFLMAGDPDLATTREVLLALQRGGADMVELGIPYSDPLADGPVIQAAASRALHAGTTPAKVMEMLSTLPDDFDLPLILFSYSNPLLNLGMQRFCEQAAGAGASGLVIPDLPLEEADRLSPIATQHGLDLVLLVAPTTPEARMARIAESSRGFTYLVSVTGVTGERAQMETRVEGLVQQLKQSSPVPVAVGFGISGPEQVKQVRRWGADGAIVGSALVKRMAAAGAANMASEAESFCRELREACH; this is encoded by the coding sequence ATGCACGCCATCCATCAGCGTTTTGAACAACTGAAGCAGGAAGGCCGCATGGCATTGATGCCCTTTCTGATGGCTGGTGATCCTGATCTGGCGACCACGCGCGAGGTGTTGCTCGCCCTTCAACGGGGCGGGGCTGACATGGTGGAGCTCGGAATCCCCTACAGCGATCCGCTTGCAGATGGCCCTGTGATTCAGGCCGCTGCCAGCCGAGCACTTCATGCCGGTACAACTCCAGCCAAAGTCATGGAGATGTTGTCGACGCTTCCGGATGACTTTGACTTACCCCTCATTCTCTTTTCCTACAGCAATCCTCTGCTCAATCTTGGTATGCAGCGATTCTGTGAGCAGGCTGCTGGCGCTGGTGCATCAGGGTTGGTGATTCCCGATCTCCCCCTGGAAGAAGCAGATCGTCTTTCACCGATTGCAACACAGCATGGTCTTGATCTGGTCCTGCTTGTTGCGCCCACCACTCCGGAAGCTCGGATGGCCAGAATCGCTGAGAGCAGCCGAGGTTTCACTTACCTCGTCAGTGTGACGGGTGTCACCGGTGAGCGCGCTCAGATGGAAACCAGAGTTGAGGGACTGGTGCAGCAGCTGAAACAAAGTTCACCAGTTCCTGTTGCCGTTGGTTTCGGTATTTCAGGACCAGAACAGGTCAAACAGGTTCGTCGTTGGGGGGCTGACGGTGCGATTGTTGGCAGCGCTCTCGTCAAAAGGATGGCGGCGGCGGGAGCAGCCAACATGGCCTCAGAGGCAGAAAGCTTTTGCCGCGAACTTCGGGAGGCATGTCATTGA
- a CDS encoding SulP family inorganic anion transporter, with product MLNRINATNIRGDVFGGLTAAVIALPMALAFGIAVGNASGAPEVGAAAGLWGAVIIGLVASLFGGTPTLISEPTGPMTVVFTSVVISFASTAESPQKALAMAFTVGVLAGIFQILFGLFRLGRYITMMPYTVISGFMSGIGIILVLLQLAPFLGQDPTGGVMGTLSQLPTLVQGTRPMELLLAVITLAILWFPPAGLKKFCPPQLLALVVGTVLALTAFQGAGLRTIPEFSAKFPTLSLPDFSGGQIRMMVVNAAVLGMLGCIDALLTSVVADSLTRTEHDSNKELIGQGLANVASGLFGALPGAGATMGTVVNIQAGGRTALSGVVRAMVLMLVVLLAAPFASRIPLAVLAGIALKVGIDIIDWEFLKRAHHLSLKAAVITYGVILLTVLVDLITAVGIGVFVANVLTIDRMSALQSRRVKTISTTDDDVELSSEEQSLLDQAAGKVLLFQLAGPMIFGVAKAISREHNAIANCKAVVFDLSEVSHLGVTAAIALENAVKEAIEVGRQVFMVGATGSTENRLRKLKLLDRLPAENITPDRLQALSLAVGSLPSTARNA from the coding sequence TTGCTGAACCGCATCAACGCCACCAACATCCGCGGTGACGTCTTTGGCGGCCTCACAGCTGCAGTGATCGCCCTGCCGATGGCTCTTGCCTTCGGCATCGCCGTCGGCAATGCATCCGGAGCGCCGGAAGTGGGTGCTGCGGCTGGCCTCTGGGGGGCCGTGATCATTGGTCTCGTCGCCTCTCTTTTCGGAGGGACTCCCACCCTGATTTCGGAACCCACCGGTCCGATGACGGTGGTATTCACCTCTGTGGTGATCAGTTTCGCCAGCACGGCGGAGAGCCCACAAAAAGCTCTGGCGATGGCCTTCACCGTGGGGGTGTTGGCTGGCATTTTTCAGATTCTGTTCGGCCTGTTTCGGCTGGGCCGTTACATCACAATGATGCCGTACACGGTGATCTCGGGCTTCATGTCCGGCATCGGCATCATCCTCGTGTTGCTGCAGCTGGCTCCTTTCCTCGGACAGGACCCGACAGGCGGCGTGATGGGCACGCTGAGTCAGTTGCCGACTCTTGTCCAGGGCACCCGGCCAATGGAGCTGCTGCTGGCAGTGATCACCTTGGCCATCCTCTGGTTCCCCCCGGCAGGTCTGAAGAAGTTCTGCCCGCCTCAACTGCTGGCCCTGGTGGTCGGAACAGTTCTGGCCCTGACTGCTTTTCAAGGCGCAGGTCTGCGCACGATCCCTGAATTCTCAGCCAAGTTCCCAACCCTCAGCCTGCCGGATTTCTCTGGAGGCCAGATTCGAATGATGGTGGTGAATGCCGCCGTGTTGGGGATGCTTGGTTGCATCGACGCGTTGCTCACGTCGGTGGTGGCCGACAGCCTGACGCGAACGGAGCATGACTCCAACAAAGAGCTCATCGGTCAGGGCCTGGCCAATGTTGCTTCGGGTCTGTTCGGAGCGCTGCCTGGGGCTGGAGCCACGATGGGAACGGTGGTCAATATCCAGGCAGGGGGACGCACAGCTCTCTCCGGAGTTGTGAGGGCCATGGTTCTGATGCTGGTGGTGCTTCTGGCTGCCCCGTTTGCCTCACGCATTCCCCTAGCGGTGTTGGCCGGCATTGCGCTCAAGGTCGGCATCGACATCATCGACTGGGAATTCTTGAAGCGGGCCCATCACCTGTCTCTCAAGGCAGCGGTGATCACCTATGGGGTGATTCTGCTCACGGTGCTGGTGGATCTGATCACCGCAGTGGGGATTGGTGTGTTTGTGGCCAATGTGCTCACGATCGACCGGATGAGTGCCCTGCAATCCAGACGCGTGAAGACCATCAGCACCACCGATGACGATGTGGAGCTCAGCTCCGAGGAGCAGTCGCTTCTCGATCAGGCGGCGGGCAAGGTTTTGCTGTTCCAGCTGGCAGGTCCGATGATCTTCGGTGTGGCCAAGGCGATTTCGCGTGAGCACAACGCCATTGCCAACTGCAAGGCGGTGGTGTTCGACCTGTCAGAGGTTTCCCACCTTGGTGTCACAGCGGCAATCGCCCTCGAGAATGCAGTGAAGGAAGCGATCGAGGTGGGGCGCCAGGTGTTCATGGTGGGAGCAACGGGAAGCACGGAAAACCGTCTTCGCAAGCTCAAGCTTCTCGATCGCCTGCCTGCGGAGAACATCACCCCTGATCGTCTTCAAGCCCTCAGCCTGGCGGTGGGCTCTCTGCCGTCGACCGCCCGGAATGCCTGA
- a CDS encoding c-type cytochrome, with product MKALLVVVVLTISMIAFTCSAARAEPILTEGSALFDLHCAACHPHGGNIIRRGRTLKLAALERRDIASPEAIAAIARNGIGQMGGYGTELGELGDQLVAEWVWLQAQNAWIQG from the coding sequence ATGAAAGCGCTTCTCGTCGTTGTCGTTCTGACGATCAGCATGATTGCTTTCACATGCTCGGCAGCACGAGCGGAACCGATCCTGACTGAAGGCTCCGCACTATTTGATCTTCACTGCGCTGCTTGTCATCCCCATGGAGGCAACATCATTCGCCGAGGGCGCACCCTGAAACTGGCTGCTCTCGAGCGACGTGATATTGCATCTCCTGAAGCAATCGCAGCTATCGCACGCAACGGTATTGGCCAAATGGGGGGATATGGAACAGAGCTTGGAGAGTTAGGTGATCAGTTGGTCGCAGAATGGGTCTGGCTGCAAGCTCAGAACGCTTGGATCCAGGGATAA
- a CDS encoding DUF3007 family protein, translating into MTRAKVLLIGLIVLALGGVGYLGFEALGVRGFSAGIAAQSLLVLIVVVWTGSYLFRVVTGQMTYMNQRRRYREVYDAKEREDLEARFDALPEEEQQALLQRLGLDGDDVRADS; encoded by the coding sequence TTGACCCGCGCCAAGGTTCTTCTCATCGGACTGATCGTTCTGGCACTTGGGGGCGTTGGCTATCTCGGATTCGAGGCCCTCGGTGTTCGTGGTTTCTCAGCAGGAATTGCGGCTCAGTCGCTGTTGGTGCTGATTGTGGTTGTTTGGACAGGCTCTTATCTGTTCCGTGTTGTGACTGGGCAGATGACATACATGAATCAGCGTCGTCGTTACCGCGAGGTGTATGACGCCAAGGAGCGTGAGGATCTCGAAGCCCGGTTCGATGCACTTCCCGAGGAAGAGCAACAGGCTCTCCTGCAACGGCTTGGTCTTGACGGGGATGATGTCAGGGCGGACTCATAG
- a CDS encoding AbrB family transcriptional regulator — protein sequence MLTGSDLLNKVKELGDVSKSDLVRACGYVSNKKDGGDRLNFTAFYEALLDAKGVSLGIGGVAGVGKGGRKLSYVATVQGNGNLLIGKAYTALLDLKPGDEFEIKLGRKQIRLVPVGGSDEDEE from the coding sequence ATGCTCACTGGGAGCGATCTCCTCAACAAAGTCAAGGAATTGGGTGATGTCAGCAAGTCTGATCTGGTGCGCGCCTGTGGCTACGTCTCGAATAAGAAAGATGGTGGCGACCGTTTAAACTTCACCGCTTTTTATGAAGCACTTCTTGATGCCAAAGGTGTAAGCCTTGGAATCGGTGGTGTTGCTGGTGTAGGCAAAGGTGGACGCAAACTGAGCTACGTCGCCACTGTTCAAGGCAATGGCAATCTGTTGATTGGTAAGGCTTACACCGCCCTGTTGGATCTCAAGCCTGGAGACGAGTTTGAAATCAAGCTCGGACGCAAACAGATTCGTCTGGTACCCGTCGGCGGTTCTGACGAAGATGAAGAGTGA
- a CDS encoding thioredoxin family protein, translated as MHLIKFSSEDCGTCHRMSHYDGKVAEELGCSFVSVMLQDTEAYRKYRKILLAQYPNKEGMGWPTYLLVTDPEGEFAIHGELKGGMQKGEFREKLRALLPAG; from the coding sequence ATGCACCTGATCAAGTTCAGCTCTGAGGATTGCGGTACCTGCCATCGCATGAGTCACTACGACGGCAAGGTGGCTGAAGAACTGGGCTGCAGCTTTGTTTCCGTCATGCTCCAGGACACGGAGGCCTATCGCAAATACCGGAAAATCCTTCTGGCCCAATACCCGAACAAGGAAGGAATGGGTTGGCCAACTTATCTTCTGGTGACGGATCCTGAGGGGGAATTCGCCATTCACGGTGAGCTGAAGGGTGGTATGCAGAAAGGTGAATTTCGGGAGAAGCTTCGTGCCCTTCTGCCTGCTGGCTAG
- the pyrC gene encoding dihydroorotase, translating to MPDRLTLIAPDDWHVHLRDGVMLDKVVAHTARLFRRAIVMPNLKPPVTTTAAADAYRERIRSACPDDLDFEPLMTAYLTDSTDPADLEQGFLSGVFTAAKLYPANATTNSAAGVTDLQTISDVLSCMQRIGMPLLIHGELTDPTVDVFDREAGFIDQHLRPLLKRFPDLRVVFEHITTEEAVEIVTSTEANLAATITPHHLHINRNAMFAGGLRSDFYCLPVAKRERHRLALRRAATSGDPRFFLGTDSAPHSRESKETSCGCAGIFNAPNALESYAQVFEQEGALDRLEGFTSRHGPAFYRLPVNNQQITLERVDQLIPELVDGLVPFHAGEILSWKLSPCT from the coding sequence ATGCCTGACCGTCTCACTCTGATCGCTCCGGACGACTGGCACGTTCACTTGAGGGATGGGGTGATGCTGGACAAGGTTGTAGCCCACACCGCTCGCCTGTTTCGTCGGGCGATCGTGATGCCAAATCTCAAGCCGCCGGTGACAACCACAGCGGCGGCCGATGCCTATCGCGAGCGGATTCGATCGGCCTGCCCAGACGATCTGGACTTTGAGCCGCTGATGACGGCGTACCTCACAGATTCCACCGACCCAGCCGATCTCGAACAGGGTTTTCTCAGTGGTGTGTTCACGGCGGCGAAGCTGTATCCCGCCAACGCCACAACGAATTCCGCTGCTGGTGTGACTGACCTGCAGACGATCAGCGATGTTCTCTCCTGCATGCAGCGCATCGGCATGCCGTTGCTGATCCATGGCGAGCTCACCGATCCGACGGTGGATGTGTTTGATCGTGAGGCGGGATTCATCGACCAACATCTCAGGCCCCTGTTGAAGCGTTTCCCTGACCTGAGGGTGGTCTTCGAACACATCACCACAGAGGAGGCCGTTGAGATCGTGACCTCGACGGAAGCCAATCTGGCGGCCACCATCACGCCTCATCATCTCCACATCAATCGAAACGCGATGTTCGCTGGAGGCTTGAGAAGTGATTTTTACTGTCTGCCGGTGGCCAAGAGGGAACGGCACCGTCTTGCCCTGCGGCGAGCAGCCACCAGCGGTGATCCAAGATTTTTTCTGGGAACCGATTCGGCGCCGCACTCCCGGGAATCGAAGGAGACCTCCTGTGGTTGCGCCGGCATCTTCAATGCTCCCAATGCTCTTGAGAGCTATGCCCAGGTGTTCGAACAGGAGGGGGCGCTGGATCGACTGGAGGGTTTCACCAGTCGCCATGGCCCTGCCTTTTACCGATTACCCGTGAACAACCAGCAGATCACACTCGAACGTGTTGATCAATTGATTCCAGAGCTTGTGGATGGCCTGGTGCCCTTCCATGCTGGAGAAATACTCTCCTGGAAACTGTCCCCATGCACCTGA
- a CDS encoding YciI family protein: MARFVLWGTYCSNALEKRTPFREEHLSRLKSLKQQGTLITLGPTEGSTHVFGIFEAENLTTVRDLVESDVYWKQGIWTNVEVYPWIQAF; encoded by the coding sequence ATGGCACGTTTCGTTCTCTGGGGCACGTATTGCTCAAATGCTCTTGAGAAGCGAACACCTTTTCGTGAAGAGCATCTCTCCCGCCTGAAGTCTCTTAAGCAGCAGGGGACCTTGATCACACTGGGCCCAACAGAGGGGAGTACCCATGTGTTTGGAATCTTCGAAGCGGAGAATCTGACAACTGTGCGCGACCTTGTCGAGTCAGATGTCTACTGGAAGCAGGGAATCTGGACGAATGTTGAGGTTTATCCCTGGATCCAAGCGTTCTGA
- a CDS encoding phosphate-starvation-inducible PsiE family protein encodes MNQRQRRTGFLSLVDAGERFVARILTMITGVVIAAALIQLILLLGNKLLLGTGANWLGDDLIKVLGDLLTVLIALEVLQNITSYLRRHVVQIELVLVTALTAVARKVIVLPSGAEDKPQLLFGLGIATLSLAAAYWLVRRAIPQTRNHANAKRAREFPDQDPFSPHDEVDAAEDGDGRQR; translated from the coding sequence GTGAATCAACGTCAGCGCCGAACTGGCTTTCTGTCACTGGTGGACGCCGGAGAACGGTTCGTCGCCAGGATTCTCACGATGATCACCGGGGTGGTGATTGCCGCTGCCCTGATTCAGCTGATTCTCCTGCTTGGCAACAAGCTTCTTTTAGGCACGGGAGCGAATTGGCTGGGAGATGACCTGATCAAGGTGCTGGGAGATCTCCTGACTGTGCTGATCGCCCTCGAGGTGCTGCAAAACATCACCAGCTATCTGCGCCGCCATGTTGTGCAGATCGAGCTGGTTCTCGTCACCGCACTCACCGCCGTTGCACGCAAGGTGATCGTTCTGCCCTCCGGAGCGGAAGACAAACCCCAGCTTCTTTTCGGTCTGGGGATTGCAACACTGTCACTGGCAGCCGCCTACTGGCTGGTCAGACGGGCGATCCCTCAGACACGGAATCACGCCAATGCAAAGCGAGCCAGAGAGTTCCCGGATCAGGATCCGTTCTCTCCACACGATGAAGTCGATGCGGCGGAAGATGGAGATGGTCGCCAACGCTGA
- a CDS encoding DUF3136 domain-containing protein, which yields MLIDKTMPPATKVLTIGDLEAGFPSYCQALRQLVTMGRDVESIRRTLCWDYLERLHRSLPQSYRSPEELLQRYQRSQPTGVTN from the coding sequence ATGCTGATCGACAAGACCATGCCACCTGCAACCAAAGTACTCACCATCGGAGATCTCGAGGCCGGATTTCCCAGCTATTGCCAGGCTCTTCGTCAGCTCGTGACCATGGGGCGTGATGTCGAATCGATCCGACGGACCCTGTGCTGGGATTATCTGGAACGGCTCCACAGATCCCTGCCTCAGAGCTATCGCTCTCCTGAGGAGCTGTTGCAGCGCTACCAACGCTCCCAGCCGACAGGTGTAACAAACTGA